The window GCGGCGAGGCAGGATCCGGCACGCGTGCTCCAGGGATCGGGGTGGGGAGGAATGGCGGCTCCCGCGACGGAGGTCCGCGACGGCAGCGCGTACGAGGGTAGCCGAGAGCCGACACATGCCGTCCGCGGGCGACGGGTCGCGACCGCCCTACCGCGACCGGATGGCGGATCTGCACACTCGCCGGGCGCACGATTGGACGAATCCGCGCGATCGTCGCGTCGCCTCGTGTCTAGCCTGACACCACACCGGCCTGACACCGCACCGGCACGGGCCGAACGATCCGGACGAACTCCCGGCGAACAGTCCCGGCGAACGACAAAGGGGAACGCGATGACCGATACCACCGAGACCACGACGAGCGAGCTGCCCGTCGTCCCGCACTGGATCGGTGGCGCCGAGCGCGCCTCGACGAGCGGCCGTACGGCGCCCGTCCACGACCCGGCGCTCGGTGTCGTCACGAAGAACGTCGGTCTCGCGGACCGCGCCGAGATCGACGAGGCGATCGCCTCGGCGGCGGCCGCGTTCCCCGCGTGGAGCCAGCTCTCGCTCGCGCGCCGGCAGGCCGTGCTGTTCAAGTTCCGCGAACTCCTCGACGCGCGGAAGGGTGAGCTCGCCGAGATCATCACGAGCGAGCACGGCAAGGTCGTCTCGGACGCCCTCGGCGAGATCTCGCGCGGCCAGGAGGTCGTCGAGTTCGCGACCGGTCTCGCCCACCACCTCAAGGGCGAGTTCAGCGACCAGGTGTCGACGGGCGTCGACGTCTACTCGATCCGTGAGCCGCTCGGCGTCGTCGGCATCGTCTCGCCGTTCAACTTCCCCGCCATGGTGCCCGCCTGGTTCTTCCCCATCGCGATCGCGGCGGGCAACACGGTCGTCCTGAAGCCCTCCGAGAAGGACCCGAGCGCGGCGCTCTGGCTCGCGCGCCTCTGGAAGGAGGCGGGGCTCCCGGACGGCGTGTTCAACGTGCTCAACGGCGACAAGGAGGCCGTCGACGGCCTGCTGACCCACCCCGACGTCGCCGCGATCAGCTTCGTCGGCTCGACCCCCATCGCGAAGTACGTGTACGAGACGGGCACGGCGCACGGCAAGCGCGTGCAGGCGCTCGGCGGTGCCAAGAACCACATGCTCGTCCTGCCCGACGCCGACCTCGACCTCGTCGCCGACTCGGCGATCAACGCGGGCTTCGGCTCGGCGGGTGAGCGCTGCATGGCGATCTCGGTCGTCGTCGCGGTCGAACCCGTCGCCGACGAGCTCGTCGCGAAGATCGCCGAGCGCGCGAAGGGACTCCGCACGGGCGACGGCCGCCGCGAGTGCGACATGGGCCCGCTCGTCACGCGCGAGCACCGCGACCGCGTCGCGAGCTACATCGACATCGCCGAGCAGGACGGCGCCGAGGTCGTCGTCGACGGCCGCGGCATCGAGGTCGACGGCGAGGCGGGCGGTTTCTGGCTCGGCCCGACGCTCA is drawn from Pseudoclavibacter chungangensis and contains these coding sequences:
- a CDS encoding CoA-acylating methylmalonate-semialdehyde dehydrogenase encodes the protein MTDTTETTTSELPVVPHWIGGAERASTSGRTAPVHDPALGVVTKNVGLADRAEIDEAIASAAAAFPAWSQLSLARRQAVLFKFRELLDARKGELAEIITSEHGKVVSDALGEISRGQEVVEFATGLAHHLKGEFSDQVSTGVDVYSIREPLGVVGIVSPFNFPAMVPAWFFPIAIAAGNTVVLKPSEKDPSAALWLARLWKEAGLPDGVFNVLNGDKEAVDGLLTHPDVAAISFVGSTPIAKYVYETGTAHGKRVQALGGAKNHMLVLPDADLDLVADSAINAGFGSAGERCMAISVVVAVEPVADELVAKIAERAKGLRTGDGRRECDMGPLVTREHRDRVASYIDIAEQDGAEVVVDGRGIEVDGEAGGFWLGPTLIDRVPTSSRVYTDEIFGPVLAIVRVPSFDEGVALINSGAYGNGTAIFTNDGGAVRRFQREVKVGMIGINVPIPVPVATFSFGGWRESLFGDTKAHGAEGVRFYTQQKAITSRWLDPSHGGINLGFPENA